In Candidatus Angelobacter sp., the following proteins share a genomic window:
- a CDS encoding glycosyltransferase family 1 protein, which translates to MKTIALSTGAPKRIGFVSTRFHGTDGVTLEARKWARILAAMGHSCFWMAGLLDTPSETSHLAPLAFFGHRDVLAAQENIFGATTRSREITRRIQSLKEQLKEELYRFVEKFQIELLIPQNILAIPMHVPLGLAMTEVIAETGLPTIA; encoded by the coding sequence ATGAAGACCATCGCGCTGAGCACCGGCGCGCCAAAGCGGATTGGGTTCGTCTCCACGCGGTTCCACGGCACCGACGGCGTCACGCTGGAAGCCCGGAAATGGGCGCGCATCCTGGCCGCGATGGGCCATTCCTGTTTCTGGATGGCCGGCCTGCTTGATACTCCGTCCGAAACCAGCCATCTCGCGCCCCTCGCGTTCTTCGGGCATCGCGACGTGCTCGCCGCCCAGGAGAATATTTTCGGCGCCACGACGCGCTCGCGCGAAATCACCCGCCGGATCCAGTCGCTCAAGGAACAGCTCAAGGAGGAACTCTACCGGTTCGTCGAAAAATTTCAGATCGAACTGCTCATCCCGCAGAACATCCTCGCCATCCCGATGCACGTCCCGCTGGGCCTGGCCATGACCGAGGTCATCGCCGAAACCGGCCTGCCGACCATCGCGCA